One part of the Algibacter sp. L1A34 genome encodes these proteins:
- a CDS encoding histidine kinase, giving the protein MLLNIQLTDVSNFQFSKKPSSYSFKHLFINCFLYFLPFLAQCATITTFNDTNKIQDSIKIDFNHKIDKAYNDSLKIASAYFEYGKNLNNNDQKETAIDHLKTALDIAKKINNDKQIAEFGNYLANLYWQVGIYKPSTNTYLLAYNSAIKTKDSSQMAKISMNLASNYNYLGDFNQAIKYALNALKIKETAKDMERICYHHVAMATIFKETDNTEKWEYYIQKAYKLKDVDNCASLGDIAKIYNNLGSISVRKGENEKALAYFDTLLVLSKEVGFNKGISAALGNSSDIYRDLNQSQKALNLLIEAEQYFSDPYEVISNNNSKAELYRLLGQNKKALKLSLKNTTLKDLPFYSMEHEKTLRLLYEVNSVLLNYKEALRWNDSLRILENKLHDYNVQKGIEELETEYETKKKVQQIELLTTENELKNQRIKAGIVILSFLIILILLILYILNIRNKQAELKQNNLRLQVLRTQMNPHFIFNALGSIQNFMMKNDARKASRYLSQFASLTRATLNNSTAESITLADEISMIENYIELEKMRKQNKFDYTINYDENLDLDFIRIPPMLNQPFIENAIKHGFKNIDKGGLLNITIKDKIDWIEFIIEDNGEGFHDGTKEKGYKSMAMTIFESRRKLIKQKYKKDFKFEIVNLKDKYPNQTGVRVIIDIPILNND; this is encoded by the coding sequence ATGTTGCTTAATATTCAATTAACTGATGTTTCTAATTTTCAATTTTCAAAAAAACCATCATCTTACAGCTTTAAACATCTCTTCATTAATTGTTTCTTATATTTCCTTCCATTTCTTGCTCAATGCGCAACGATTACAACTTTTAACGATACAAACAAAATCCAAGATTCTATCAAAATAGATTTTAATCACAAAATAGATAAAGCGTACAACGACAGCCTGAAAATTGCATCTGCCTATTTTGAATATGGTAAAAACCTTAATAATAACGACCAAAAAGAAACAGCAATAGATCACTTAAAAACGGCTTTAGATATTGCAAAAAAAATCAATAATGATAAACAAATTGCAGAATTTGGTAACTATCTAGCAAACCTATATTGGCAAGTAGGAATCTATAAACCATCTACCAACACCTACCTCTTAGCCTACAATAGTGCTATAAAAACAAAAGACAGCAGCCAAATGGCTAAAATAAGCATGAATTTAGCATCCAATTATAATTATTTAGGGGATTTTAACCAAGCTATAAAATATGCTCTTAATGCCTTAAAAATTAAGGAAACAGCAAAAGACATGGAGCGTATTTGTTACCACCATGTTGCGATGGCTACCATTTTTAAAGAAACCGATAATACTGAAAAATGGGAATACTACATTCAAAAAGCCTACAAATTAAAGGATGTTGACAATTGTGCCTCACTTGGAGATATTGCTAAAATATATAATAATTTAGGATCTATTTCGGTAAGAAAAGGCGAGAATGAAAAAGCACTCGCCTATTTTGATACGCTTTTAGTTTTAAGTAAAGAGGTTGGTTTTAACAAAGGCATAAGTGCAGCTCTAGGAAATAGTTCGGATATATACAGAGACCTCAACCAAAGCCAAAAAGCCTTAAACTTACTTATAGAAGCAGAACAATATTTTAGTGATCCTTATGAAGTTATTTCAAACAACAACAGTAAAGCAGAACTATACCGATTATTAGGCCAAAATAAAAAAGCACTTAAATTATCCTTAAAAAACACAACGTTAAAGGATCTTCCTTTTTACTCTATGGAACACGAGAAAACCCTGCGCCTTTTATATGAGGTAAATTCGGTTTTATTAAATTACAAAGAAGCATTACGCTGGAATGACTCGTTACGAATACTAGAAAACAAATTACACGATTATAATGTACAAAAAGGTATTGAAGAATTAGAAACAGAATACGAAACCAAAAAAAAAGTACAGCAAATAGAGTTACTAACTACGGAAAATGAACTAAAAAATCAAAGAATTAAAGCAGGTATCGTAATTCTTTCCTTTTTAATAATTCTAATACTTCTTATACTTTACATTCTAAATATTAGAAACAAGCAAGCAGAATTAAAACAGAATAATTTACGTTTACAGGTGCTTAGAACTCAAATGAATCCGCATTTTATCTTTAACGCTTTAGGTTCAATTCAAAATTTTATGATGAAAAACGATGCACGTAAAGCATCACGTTATCTATCGCAGTTTGCTTCCTTAACGCGAGCAACACTAAATAATTCTACCGCGGAAAGCATCACCTTGGCAGATGAAATTAGTATGATAGAAAACTACATTGAATTAGAAAAAATGCGCAAGCAAAACAAGTTTGATTACACTATAAATTATGACGAAAATTTAGATTTAGATTTTATAAGAATTCCACCAATGCTAAATCAACCTTTTATTGAAAACGCCATTAAACACGGCTTTAAAAATATTGATAAAGGAGGCTTGTTAAATATTACAATTAAAGATAAAATAGATTGGATTGAATTTATAATTGAAGATAACGGAGAAGGATTTCATGATGGTACAAAAGAAAAAGGCTATAAATCGATGGCCATGACTATTTTTGAAAGCAGAAGAAAATTAATTAAACAGAAGTACAAAAAGGATTTTAAGTTTGAAATAGTAAATTTAAAAGACAAATATCCAAACCAAACAGGGGTACGAGTAATTATAGATATTCCAATTTTAAACAATGATTAG
- a CDS encoding LytR/AlgR family response regulator transcription factor encodes MIRAIIIDDESAMQEVNSQLLAEYFPNIEQVGTANSITSGIALIQKENPDLVLLDIQLTDGSGFQLLQKLPSYDFKVVFITAFDSFAIKAIKFSAIDYILKPVNEIEFQQAIQRAVDLIKSKDHTASQVNVLMDSLKKEIQSKKLVLRTSHSIHIVDISDIHFCKSDNSYTTFYFEDDEKILVSKSLKDYESLLKEYGFFRPHQSYLVNLNHIKKVDKTDHGFIIMKNKKEIPISTRQMKNLINLLDSL; translated from the coding sequence ATGATTAGAGCCATTATTATAGACGACGAATCTGCAATGCAAGAGGTAAATAGCCAATTGTTAGCTGAGTATTTTCCAAATATTGAACAAGTTGGAACAGCCAATAGTATTACCTCTGGTATTGCCTTAATCCAAAAAGAAAATCCAGATTTGGTTTTACTAGATATTCAATTAACAGATGGTTCTGGTTTTCAGTTGTTACAAAAATTACCTTCTTATGATTTTAAAGTGGTTTTCATTACGGCTTTCGATTCGTTTGCTATAAAAGCGATAAAATTTAGTGCCATAGATTATATTTTAAAACCCGTAAACGAAATAGAATTTCAACAAGCTATTCAACGTGCGGTAGATTTAATAAAAAGTAAAGATCACACAGCATCACAAGTAAATGTTTTAATGGATTCGTTAAAAAAAGAAATCCAAAGTAAAAAACTTGTATTGCGCACCTCACACTCTATACATATCGTAGATATTAGCGATATTCATTTTTGCAAGAGCGATAACAGTTATACTACATTTTATTTTGAAGACGATGAAAAAATACTCGTCTCTAAAAGCCTAAAAGATTACGAAAGTCTACTGAAAGAATATGGCTTTTTCAGACCACACCAATCTTATTTAGTAAACCTTAATCACATAAAAAAAGTAGACAAAACAGATCATGGTTTTATTATTATGAAAAATAAAAAGGAAATTCCAATTTCTACGCGTCAAATGAAAAACCTTATTAATTTATTAGATAGCTTATAA
- a CDS encoding OmpA family protein: MKTLESKTSSKFLFKILIVLSLLIVIPQNSNAQLLKRLKKKAEDKIEREAEKRAEKRINKKIDKEYDKVEDAIDGKDTENKTKTDSISKKENSDKNTIENKTESNAKEKNQQPTVVWNKFDFVPGDTVIFEDGPSTDEENGEFPSRWDLYSGNVEIGNVDGENVIMFLSHQSYIIPYLKNSNEDYLPDVFTVELDVWFTKGYTTSNRLWIYLCDKKNNKQKTERLVVMPHSLGFASSSKDYPGTEKIGWSKELEGSWKHISMAYTKGKFKAYFNDTRLINVPHLEINPSGITIEAGNDNMYIKNVRIAKGGVKYYDRVLSEGKIIVNGIKFDVNKATLKPESMGPINKIFQLMQKQPELNFSVEGHTDADGGDDTNMTLSKARGKAVMDKLIAMGIAESRLKSNGFGESKPIDNNSTPEGKANNRRVEFVKF, from the coding sequence ATGAAAACTTTAGAATCAAAAACATCGTCTAAATTTCTATTTAAGATACTAATAGTACTTAGTCTATTAATAGTAATTCCTCAAAATTCAAATGCACAGCTCTTAAAACGGTTAAAAAAGAAAGCAGAAGATAAAATAGAACGTGAAGCTGAAAAAAGAGCCGAAAAACGGATCAACAAAAAAATTGATAAAGAATATGACAAAGTTGAAGATGCTATAGATGGCAAAGACACAGAGAACAAAACGAAAACGGATAGCATTTCAAAAAAAGAAAACTCTGATAAAAATACTATCGAAAATAAAACTGAATCTAACGCAAAAGAGAAAAACCAACAACCAACTGTAGTTTGGAATAAGTTTGATTTTGTACCTGGCGATACCGTAATTTTTGAAGACGGACCAAGTACCGACGAAGAAAATGGAGAGTTTCCAAGTAGGTGGGATTTGTATAGTGGAAATGTAGAAATTGGGAATGTTGATGGCGAAAATGTGATTATGTTTCTTAGTCACCAATCTTACATTATACCATACCTTAAAAATTCTAATGAAGATTATTTACCCGATGTTTTTACTGTAGAATTAGATGTATGGTTTACAAAAGGATACACAACATCAAACAGATTATGGATTTATTTATGTGACAAAAAAAACAATAAACAAAAGACAGAAAGATTAGTTGTAATGCCTCATAGTTTAGGTTTTGCGTCTTCTAGCAAAGATTATCCAGGAACTGAAAAGATAGGATGGTCAAAAGAGCTTGAAGGATCATGGAAACACATTTCTATGGCTTATACCAAAGGAAAATTCAAAGCCTATTTTAACGATACACGTTTAATAAATGTTCCCCATTTAGAAATTAATCCTTCTGGAATTACTATTGAAGCAGGTAATGACAATATGTATATCAAAAATGTACGTATTGCTAAAGGAGGTGTAAAATATTACGACCGTGTGCTTTCTGAAGGAAAAATTATTGTAAACGGCATCAAATTCGATGTTAACAAAGCAACATTAAAACCAGAAAGTATGGGGCCTATTAACAAAATTTTCCAACTCATGCAAAAACAACCAGAGCTAAACTTTAGTGTAGAAGGACATACAGATGCTGATGGTGGAGATGACACAAACATGACCCTATCTAAAGCTAGAGGAAAAGCAGTTATGGATAAATTAATAGCAATGGGAATTGCTGAAAGCCGACTTAAATCTAACGGCTTTGGAGAAAGTAAACCAATAGACAACAACAGTACTCCAGAAGGCAAAGCCAACAACAGACGTGTAGAATTTGTAAAATTTTAA
- a CDS encoding outer membrane beta-barrel protein — MNKTKLFFATAIIAMIALTTNQLEAQDSKILAGGGIAYATEINSAAIFAKGVYQINDEWEASLGINYYFPKDEGPYEIKWLGFDLDAHYVFSKTDDLNIYGIAGINILRVSIPSYDIYYGDSDYDFPYDEEPSTSTSSISDTNTGINLGVGARYLLAENLYGLGEAKYALNNDGYLQLSVGVLFGF, encoded by the coding sequence ATGAACAAAACAAAATTATTTTTCGCAACTGCAATTATAGCAATGATTGCATTAACAACAAATCAATTAGAAGCACAAGACTCTAAAATTTTAGCAGGAGGAGGTATTGCTTATGCAACAGAAATAAATTCAGCCGCCATCTTTGCTAAAGGTGTTTACCAAATTAATGATGAATGGGAAGCTTCTCTAGGTATTAACTATTACTTCCCAAAAGATGAAGGGCCATATGAAATAAAATGGTTAGGATTTGATCTAGATGCACATTATGTATTTTCAAAAACGGATGATCTCAACATCTATGGTATTGCGGGCATAAATATTTTGCGTGTTAGTATTCCTAGTTATGATATCTATTATGGCGATTCAGATTATGATTTCCCTTATGATGAAGAACCTTCTACATCAACTAGTTCTATAAGCGATACAAATACGGGTATAAATTTAGGTGTTGGTGCACGCTACCTATTGGCGGAAAATTTATACGGTTTAGGTGAAGCTAAATATGCTTTAAACAATGATGGATATCTACAACTAAGCGTAGGTGTTCTGTTTGGGTTTTAA
- a CDS encoding peroxiredoxin-like family protein yields MKNLKEQTDAKIAAGRQANPDFMKGVDDVIIKAKAFQQGENAIKIGKKAPGFELPNPNGESISLDTLLNKGPLVITFYRGDWCPYCNLQLRALQARLSDIHELGATLVAISPQVPDGSMTKNEISEMEFIVLSDQDAKIASQYGVAWEVPEFLLDHMRVDRNLDLEKINNGNSNILPIPATFILGSDGIVKWNYVNVDYRTRSEPEEIIEALKKLT; encoded by the coding sequence ATGAAAAATTTAAAAGAACAAACTGATGCTAAAATTGCAGCCGGACGACAAGCTAATCCAGACTTCATGAAAGGCGTTGATGATGTTATTATTAAAGCAAAAGCTTTCCAACAGGGAGAGAATGCTATTAAAATTGGAAAAAAAGCTCCAGGTTTCGAGCTACCCAACCCTAACGGAGAATCTATATCATTAGATACATTATTAAATAAAGGCCCTCTCGTTATTACATTTTATCGTGGTGATTGGTGTCCTTACTGTAACTTACAACTTAGAGCCTTACAAGCCAGATTAAGCGATATTCATGAACTAGGTGCAACATTAGTTGCCATAAGTCCACAAGTACCCGATGGGTCTATGACAAAAAATGAAATTAGTGAAATGGAATTTATTGTATTGTCTGATCAAGATGCAAAAATTGCATCACAATATGGTGTTGCCTGGGAAGTACCGGAGTTTTTGCTGGATCACATGCGAGTAGATCGCAATCTTGACTTAGAAAAAATCAATAATGGAAATAGTAATATATTACCAATTCCTGCTACGTTTATATTGGGAAGTGACGGGATAGTTAAATGGAACTATGTTAATGTTGATTATAGAACACGTTCTGAACCTGAGGAGATTATTGAGGCCCTAAAAAAGCTGACTTAA
- a CDS encoding GNAT family N-acetyltransferase, with the protein MNLEKFFSSELILENNSILLRPLSINDMDAIALISYNKELGEYGARVKNNNDLTHYFEFCLKAKEEKELYPLIIINKENNNAIGLTMFGNISFQNKRLEIGWTWIGAKFQGTGINAICKGLLLDYCFNNLKLRRVEFKIDINNIKSQKAIENIGAIKEGLLRNYNIQSYGESKGTYVYSILKEEWDKSM; encoded by the coding sequence ATGAACTTAGAAAAATTTTTCTCATCTGAATTGATTCTTGAAAATAATTCAATTTTATTACGTCCGTTATCCATTAATGATATGGATGCCATAGCTCTTATAAGTTACAATAAAGAATTAGGCGAATATGGAGCTAGGGTAAAAAATAATAATGATTTAACCCATTATTTTGAATTCTGCCTAAAAGCAAAAGAGGAAAAAGAACTATACCCTCTAATAATTATAAACAAGGAAAACAATAATGCCATTGGGTTAACCATGTTTGGAAATATTAGTTTTCAAAATAAAAGATTAGAAATAGGATGGACATGGATTGGTGCAAAATTTCAAGGAACTGGCATTAATGCAATTTGCAAAGGACTACTTTTAGATTATTGTTTTAACAATTTAAAACTAAGAAGAGTTGAATTTAAAATAGACATAAATAATATAAAATCCCAAAAGGCAATAGAAAACATTGGAGCTATAAAAGAGGGACTTTTAAGAAATTACAATATTCAATCTTATGGAGAAAGCAAAGGAACTTATGTGTACAGTATTCTTAAAGAAGAATGGGATAAAAGCATGTAA
- the rfbD gene encoding dTDP-4-dehydrorhamnose reductase: MNKNILITGGNGQLGRELKELVRIQEDCFSDVTFHFTNRDSLDITDAKKLKEYIESKNIDSIINCAAYTKVDDAEKHHDLVYRINTEAVKNMAELSSQKGIRLIHISTDYVYEDNKHSPINEEDTTAPQSVYGKSKLAAEDEIKRINPANSVIIRTSRLYSHLGHNFVKTILKLGKSKKELNVVCDQLITPTYAKDLAKVILTILDQDIEPSKSVTVYNYGNEGCCSIYDFAQAIFEIGNIKCKVNPISTEEYPTPAKRPNYSVLSKEKIKKDFNLKIPYWRESLKDCLEIINANIPKTYKIGIIGSGFIASGLAKLLAEHKDYEISGILTRSNIHNRSEFAQHAVLTNSLEDLTETSDLIVECSGDAIYATETIDYILKASIPVVTMNSEFHVTTGSYFVDKGLVTEAEGDQPGVQAILHEEALQMGFKPLVYANIKGFLNEKPTLEDMTYWGNKSNLSLPMVTSFTDGTKVEIEQVLVANGLGAGIIQEGLVKLSSDNMLEGGSVLADKAKELGYPVSDYLLSAKLPAGVFLMVEHDEDQKDSLKYYKLGGGPYYVLERTYHLCHFEIIKTIKRVLNGGGVLLNNSKKPKLSVAAVAKRDLKVGEKIKKGIGSFDVRGTAVEIANNLNHVPIGLLANATIKKEVKEGEKVRFEDIDIPESLALIVWKKILERSK; the protein is encoded by the coding sequence ATGAATAAAAACATTCTTATTACAGGTGGTAATGGGCAGTTAGGAAGAGAACTTAAAGAACTTGTAAGAATACAGGAAGACTGTTTTTCTGATGTAACTTTTCACTTTACAAATAGAGATTCATTAGATATTACTGACGCAAAAAAACTGAAAGAATATATAGAATCTAAAAACATAGACTCTATTATCAATTGCGCAGCATATACTAAAGTTGATGATGCAGAAAAACATCATGATCTTGTATATCGTATCAACACTGAAGCAGTGAAAAACATGGCTGAATTGTCATCACAAAAAGGCATTAGGCTTATTCATATTTCTACTGATTATGTTTATGAAGATAATAAACATTCACCTATTAACGAAGAAGATACAACTGCGCCTCAAAGTGTATATGGTAAATCAAAACTTGCTGCAGAAGATGAAATCAAACGTATTAATCCTGCAAATTCAGTAATTATACGTACATCCCGATTATACAGCCATTTGGGACATAACTTTGTAAAAACTATTTTAAAGCTTGGGAAAAGTAAAAAAGAGTTGAATGTTGTATGTGATCAACTTATAACACCTACTTATGCAAAAGATTTAGCAAAAGTTATTTTAACTATACTTGATCAAGATATAGAACCATCAAAGTCAGTAACAGTATATAATTATGGTAATGAAGGCTGTTGTTCCATATATGATTTTGCTCAAGCTATATTTGAAATAGGAAATATTAAATGCAAAGTTAATCCTATTAGTACAGAAGAATATCCAACTCCTGCAAAACGTCCAAATTACAGCGTATTAAGTAAAGAGAAAATTAAAAAAGATTTCAATCTTAAAATACCTTATTGGAGAGAATCTCTAAAAGATTGTCTCGAAATTATAAATGCCAATATCCCGAAAACATATAAAATAGGTATTATCGGCTCTGGCTTTATTGCAAGTGGTTTAGCTAAGTTATTAGCAGAACATAAAGACTATGAAATTTCTGGTATTTTAACACGTTCAAATATCCATAACCGTAGTGAATTTGCACAACATGCTGTGCTTACAAATTCGTTGGAAGATTTAACAGAAACTTCAGACTTGATTGTAGAATGTAGCGGAGATGCTATTTATGCTACCGAGACTATCGACTATATTTTAAAAGCTTCTATACCTGTAGTTACAATGAACTCGGAATTTCATGTAACAACAGGTTCATACTTTGTTGATAAAGGATTAGTAACTGAAGCTGAAGGTGATCAGCCGGGTGTTCAAGCTATTTTACACGAAGAGGCGCTTCAAATGGGTTTCAAGCCATTAGTCTATGCTAATATTAAAGGTTTTTTAAACGAAAAGCCTACACTAGAAGACATGACCTATTGGGGTAATAAATCCAACCTTAGCCTTCCAATGGTTACTTCATTCACCGATGGTACAAAAGTTGAAATAGAGCAAGTTTTAGTAGCCAATGGTTTAGGTGCAGGAATAATTCAAGAAGGATTAGTAAAGCTTTCTAGTGATAATATGCTTGAAGGTGGTTCTGTGCTTGCAGATAAGGCAAAAGAATTAGGCTACCCTGTTAGTGATTATTTACTTTCGGCAAAATTACCAGCAGGTGTTTTTCTTATGGTAGAACACGACGAAGATCAAAAAGATTCTTTAAAATATTACAAACTTGGTGGAGGTCCATACTATGTATTGGAACGCACGTATCATCTTTGTCATTTTGAAATTATTAAAACAATAAAACGCGTATTAAATGGCGGTGGTGTATTATTAAATAATAGTAAAAAACCTAAACTTAGTGTAGCCGCTGTTGCAAAACGTGATTTGAAAGTTGGTGAGAAAATCAAAAAAGGTATAGGAAGTTTTGATGTAAGAGGTACAGCCGTTGAAATTGCTAATAACCTAAATCATGTCCCTATAGGTCTGCTTGCAAATGCAACTATAAAAAAAGAAGTAAAAGAAGGTGAAAAAGTTAGATTTGAGGATATAGATATACCAGAAAGCTTGGCTTTAATAGTGTGGAAAAAAATACTTGAAAGAAGTAAATAA
- a CDS encoding c-type cytochrome has translation MIFQTSLLKAIFSKIVSYKFQFFYLIAFILVVGCKQKSFDEPKIPLASYQIEDGFELQVAVSEPLIEAPVAMDFDNEGRMWVVEMKGYMRNLQGIGDEMPNGVISIMEDLDHDGVADHSKIFLDSLILPRAIAHVYGGLLYAEPPMLWFVDIKDDKPENKILVDSSYADGGNVEHQPNGLMMHLDNWIYNAKSKFRYQRKKGEWLKEKTAFRGQWGITKDNFGRLYYNTNSVQLIGDYVLPNTTNKNLNYKGSALQNKRLTPNQRVFPLHATSVNRGYVKGVLDKDSVLVNVTSACGPLIYTGDNFGSEFIENAFICAPEANAVKRNILTFESFIVKARQAIPKKEFIVSTDEGFRPVNLNNGPDGNMYVVDMHRGILQDKVFLTSYLKNQYAEKKLDTIIGMGRILRVINKQSVPKEIINIEELSVSELVDLLSHKNGWLRDRAQQLLVFKNDPAAISLLENVIFDSRNKIAKVHALHTLNGMQALSFNTLERVLKLENESNVICHALVLVESHATRSRLPLMLEIIEELTGKDNPEVDLYILNTLNGWGQILSEKVFPILSKLSEKYTDNLAYQESAINSLRGIEDGYKLYLDEENIDISENKLDVILGETLINKQDKKKKRNVTKASNTSGYKIFRNFCATCHGFNGEGIEQLAPPLENSEYVTGSTKRLTLVLLHGLAGPVHVNGKLYELNGTMPGLANNPAFTDLDILNIISYLQSTFSKDSESINLDQIKALRNVKPKGGGVYSEKELLN, from the coding sequence ATGATATTTCAAACATCTCTCCTTAAAGCTATATTCTCAAAAATAGTTTCATATAAATTTCAATTTTTTTATTTAATCGCTTTTATACTAGTTGTTGGTTGCAAGCAAAAATCATTTGACGAGCCAAAAATACCATTGGCTTCATATCAAATTGAAGATGGTTTTGAATTGCAAGTAGCCGTTTCCGAGCCTCTTATAGAAGCTCCTGTAGCAATGGATTTTGATAATGAAGGTAGAATGTGGGTTGTAGAGATGAAAGGCTATATGCGTAACCTACAAGGTATCGGAGATGAAATGCCAAATGGAGTGATTTCTATTATGGAAGATCTAGATCATGATGGAGTAGCAGATCATTCAAAAATATTTTTAGATAGTCTTATTCTTCCACGAGCAATTGCGCATGTTTATGGCGGTTTATTGTATGCTGAGCCACCTATGCTTTGGTTTGTAGATATTAAGGATGATAAACCTGAAAATAAAATTTTGGTAGATTCTTCTTATGCAGATGGAGGTAATGTAGAACATCAACCAAACGGGTTAATGATGCATTTAGACAATTGGATATATAATGCAAAATCTAAATTTAGGTATCAAAGGAAAAAAGGGGAGTGGTTAAAAGAGAAAACTGCTTTTAGAGGGCAATGGGGAATTACAAAAGATAATTTTGGGCGTTTATATTATAATACTAATTCTGTGCAATTAATAGGAGATTATGTGTTACCCAATACAACAAATAAAAACCTAAATTATAAAGGAAGCGCCTTGCAAAATAAAAGGTTAACTCCAAATCAACGTGTATTTCCATTACATGCTACTTCTGTAAATCGTGGTTATGTTAAAGGTGTTTTAGATAAAGACAGTGTGTTAGTAAATGTTACTTCGGCTTGTGGACCTTTGATTTATACAGGTGATAATTTTGGCTCGGAATTTATAGAAAATGCTTTTATATGTGCGCCAGAAGCCAATGCAGTAAAACGTAATATATTAACTTTTGAATCATTCATAGTAAAAGCTAGACAAGCTATACCTAAAAAGGAATTTATTGTATCTACAGATGAAGGTTTTAGACCTGTAAATCTTAATAATGGACCCGACGGTAATATGTATGTTGTAGATATGCACCGTGGAATTTTACAAGATAAAGTGTTTTTGACTTCTTATTTGAAAAATCAATATGCTGAAAAAAAATTGGATACCATTATTGGAATGGGTAGAATATTAAGAGTTATAAATAAACAGAGTGTCCCGAAAGAGATTATTAATATTGAAGAATTATCTGTTTCAGAATTGGTTGATTTATTGAGCCATAAAAATGGATGGTTGCGTGATAGAGCTCAACAATTATTAGTATTTAAAAATGATCCCGCCGCTATTTCCCTTTTAGAAAATGTTATTTTCGATTCTCGTAATAAAATCGCTAAAGTGCATGCATTGCATACTTTAAATGGCATGCAAGCCCTTAGTTTTAACACATTAGAAAGAGTTTTAAAACTAGAGAATGAAAGTAATGTTATTTGTCACGCTCTAGTATTAGTAGAAAGCCATGCAACACGTAGTCGTTTACCGCTAATGTTGGAGATTATAGAAGAGCTAACGGGAAAAGATAATCCAGAAGTAGATTTATATATATTAAATACTTTAAACGGATGGGGTCAAATTTTATCAGAAAAAGTGTTTCCAATACTGTCTAAACTTTCAGAGAAATATACTGATAACTTAGCTTATCAAGAAAGTGCAATAAATAGTTTAAGAGGCATAGAAGATGGTTATAAATTATATTTAGATGAAGAAAATATTGATATTTCAGAAAATAAATTAGATGTTATTTTAGGTGAAACCTTGATAAACAAGCAAGATAAAAAGAAGAAAAGAAATGTTACTAAAGCCTCTAATACTTCTGGTTATAAAATATTCAGAAATTTTTGTGCAACATGTCATGGTTTTAATGGAGAAGGTATTGAGCAGCTAGCACCTCCGTTAGAAAATTCGGAATACGTAACAGGTTCAACTAAAAGATTAACTTTAGTGTTATTACATGGTTTAGCGGGGCCAGTACATGTAAATGGAAAATTATACGAGCTAAATGGTACTATGCCTGGTTTGGCTAATAACCCCGCATTTACAGATTTGGATATTTTAAATATTATAAGCTATTTGCAAAGCACGTTTTCTAAAGATTCAGAAAGCATAAACTTGGATCAAATAAAAGCTTTGAGAAATGTAAAGCCAAAAGGAGGAGGTGTTTACAGTGAAAAGGAATTGTTAAATTAG
- a CDS encoding acyl-CoA thioesterase: MITDVFELRPRYGEVDQMGYVYHANYVTYCHQARNELLRKLGLDEIILENNNIILPVISFEINYKKPAHYDELITIKTIIKEMPKVRFCLEFEIKNEENILLSKAKTAVVFVDSESRLPKSIPSFIESILEAKFECGVK, translated from the coding sequence ATGATAACTGATGTATTTGAATTAAGACCTCGTTATGGAGAAGTGGACCAAATGGGATATGTTTACCATGCCAATTACGTTACATATTGCCACCAAGCTCGAAATGAGTTATTACGAAAATTGGGCTTGGACGAGATTATACTCGAAAATAACAATATAATACTACCTGTAATTTCTTTTGAAATTAATTATAAGAAACCTGCCCACTATGATGAGCTTATTACGATAAAAACAATAATTAAAGAAATGCCAAAGGTTCGTTTTTGTTTAGAATTCGAAATAAAGAATGAAGAAAACATACTTTTGAGTAAAGCTAAAACAGCTGTTGTTTTTGTAGATAGTGAGTCGCGTTTACCAAAAAGTATACCTAGTTTTATTGAAAGTATTCTTGAAGCTAAGTTTGAATGTGGCGTTAAATAA